Within the Bacillus sp. FSL K6-3431 genome, the region ATCAATATGCCAAATTCTGCGTAATTTACTTGCTCCATCCATCACAGCTGCTTCGTGTAAATCAGGACTAATAGCAGTTAAAGCCGCTAAGTAAATAATCATTCCCCAGCCAAGATTTTGCCAGACGCCAGAAAAGACAAATAGTGGCTTAAACCATTCAGCAATCCCAAAAAAGAAGATAGGATCACCACCAACCAACACAATTAGTTGGTTAATAATTCCGCTTCGTGGAGATAAGAATAAATACAACATTCCAACCAAAACTACTACTGAAATAAAATGCGGTGCGTAGGTAACCGTTTGGACAACTCGCTTAAAACGTGAGCTTACCAATTGGTTTAATAAAAGTGCCATAATAATGGGTATTGGAAACATTGCTAATTCAAATACCGCTAAGCCCATCGTATTTTTTAAGACAGTCCAAAACTGATAAGAATTAAAAAAGCGTTCGAAATGTTCTAAACCAATCCATGGGCTACCATTGATCCCGAGGACTGGGTTGAAGTTCTTAAAAGCAATTTGTACCCCATACATAGGAAAATAGTGAAATACTAAAAAATAAATCAATGTTGGTAGAAGTAAAAGATATAATTGGTAACTTCTCACTATTTTTTTCATTGTACTTGAACGTTTCTTCTGCCTAAGGATCACAGCTTGTTCTTTTTGAAGTGCCATACTTCCTTGTTCATCCATATCGTCTCCCCCATTCCTCATCTGAAAACGGATACATTATATCCATGTAGCTAACGCCGCCCTCTCATTGCTAGTATCATAAAGGAGTTTTTTGAGGCAACGCAACCGGTAAATTCCACATACATATGCGAGAACAAACTTTATTTGAAAAACGCTTCGTTTCACACAATCGGCTAAAAGCAAACCAATATGCCAAATACGCACACATACTAAATCATTGATATACTGCATTCTTTCGAGATATTTCAATATTATCCATGAAATGTCACTGCTGCTAGACAATGAAAAAAAAGCCTAGCTAAGCTAAGCTTCCCATTACTTGTTATTTGCATATTTTTTTCTGTATTCGCCTGGTGTTAGTTGTGTCGATTGCTTAAACCTTCTAATAAAACTAGAAACATCACTATAACCTACCTGCGTAACAATTTCTTTTATTGGGATATCCGTTGTTTCTAGCAGATGTTTCGTCTGATCCATCCGTAAACGATTCAAATGTTGCAAAATAGTATCCCCTGTTTGCTTTTTAAAATAACGCATAATATATGTTTCAGATAAGGAAAAGTGGCTCGCAAGCGATTGGATAGAAAATGTATAATCTCGATAGTTCTCTTTCATATATACCAAAATGTCATCCAACAATTTTTGATTGGAGGTAGTCCTGTCATCATGTCGAAAGGCAGCCTGGATCATCTTTGTTACTGTATCTTCTATTTCTTCCACAGAATGAAAATCATTAATAAGAAAAACATCTGGCAAAGTACCACCGACCTCTTTTTGAAAACGTCGCATATCATGAACTATTCTCATGATAGTGCTCGATACATCGAAACTGAGGCATTTCGCCATAAATAAATTCGTATCTTCTGCCTTAATAATACGCACAATCTGATCAATGATCTTATCTACCTGTTCCTTATCTTTTTGCCTTAAAAACAATTCCAACTGTTCTACAATTCGCTTATCATACCATTGAACGCTTGGATTTTGCGCAGAAGTTTCTGTAAAAAAAATGATTTGATCCACACCTTTAATTAATTTATAATGAAGCGCTGTAGATGCCTCTAAATGGGACTTTCCTATTTGCGTGATATCATGATAACTCTGTCCAACACCAATCGTTATCGTAGAAGATTGACTCCTGATATAGTCCTGATACCAGCTCATCAATAAGGATACATCCACCTCACCAGACAAAATAATTGCTATTTTAGATGTTTCGAATAAATCAATTTGATACTTTTCTTTATTCGGTAAGTGGGATAACGACTCTTCAACTATATTATTTTTCATTTTAAATGGAGGGAAATCTTGTTTATGGAAGTCTACTAACATGACGAAGTATGACGAGTCTTTTAAAATCAAATCAACTTCCTTCCCCAATGCATTAAAGTCTGTATAATCGGTCATTTCTCCTCTTAATAAACGAGTCAACAGATGCTGTTGGAGAACAGGACGACTGCTCTCCACACGCTTACTTAACATTTGATTCACCGAATCCGTATAATCTATTGCTCCCCATACTTTATCTAGCTCGTGACGATGATCCCCAGCAAGTGCCCACTTTTCGTCCGCACGCCGGATTAACCTGCGCAATGGTCTATAGTTCATGTACATACCTAAATAAATGAGCAATCCCCCCGTACCGAATATGACGATATAAGAGAATAATACCTTATTTCTAACACTATGGATTTCCTTCATCAGTTCTTTTTCTGGCGTTATCGTAATGTATGTCCAATCAAGAAATTCAGAATTCACGTAGGAAATAAAATATGTTTGATCCCCTAATGTCAGATTTCGAACCCCTTGAACTCCCTCTTTTTTTATCTCTTTGTTAATAAGGGATAAATCGGTATCCTTATGATAAAGACTTGCCACTATCTGCTCATTTTCATCTAATATAAAAGCATTTCCTTCCTCCGTATGGACAACATTTTTCAACATATCCTTCATCACTTTTTCCTTAATTAAAAAAAGTAGTGTCCCATAGGGCTTGTTATTATTTAAAGGTATAGGCACCCCATAAGTAATCATCCGGGATTGAACCCCATTGAATAACTTAATATCTTCAGCGTTCCGCAAAAACTGGTCTTCACTTTCATTGATATCTTGATAGAACTCATCATATGGCCAATGCATGTACTGATAGTGCGACTGGAGGAAAAGTGGAACAGAATAACTAGAATCTCCAGAATATATATAATCTCCATCTCTAATATAATAAAAAAGATCATAAATAAAATCATTTCCCACTTTATAGTTTAATAACTTCTTTGCCTTAAACACATCATAGAAGTTATTAATACTATATGGCGTTAACTCAGGTTGAGTCGAGATCTGCATAGAAATATTATGCAATTCAAGTAACTTCGTATCCATAATATCTTTCATCTGTGTCAACTTTTGCTTATTTGATGCAGTTACCTGTTCTTTTAAACTCGTCATTAACTGGAAATGAATAATATACCCCATGATAAAGATAGGGATAATGAGTAGAATAATATAAAATAATAAATGCTGATAAATGAGTGGAATTCTTAAGTTCTTCACCAATGGCCCCCTCGTTTATTTAAAAACAGCAGATGCATAAAACCATTATTTTCATTGAATTTCCTTATCTAAAAGTAAGCGATACCATATTTATTGTCAATCAGTCTATAGAAATTACGCTAAAATTCAATAGTTACAAATTGTTAGACATAGATTGTCTAATTAACAATATATCTCAGCTCTTCAGTCAAATGTAGATATTTCTACAAACCAAGTTTTCACCAACAAAAAAAGCTATCGCCCCCCTCCACATAGAGAGGGATCGATAGCTTTTTTGTTTACTTTAATAATAACTTACTTCTGAAGCGAATTATTATCGACGGTCATATTAATTTTCTTCATTACCATACGTGTATGTTACGGGCTCTGACATATTACCACTGTAGTCTTCCATAACGATTGTGACTACACCGCTCTCTGACGGAACTTTAATATTCCTTGAGGCTGTGCTTGAATTTAAATAGCTTTTCCCTCTTGTTCCGTATGGGGTAGAAGTTGTATATTCATTCTGGAAAGTTAATGGCTTTCCATCCACATAAGCATACATTCTCCACCAATCTTCTTGTCTTGGAGCGTCAAGACTAATGTAGGAAGATGCACCACTCTTAGCAACTTTAATCTCGCCGCTGTATGGTTCAATGTTTACATCCTTTAGTTTACCTGTATAGAGAATAGGTTCACCTTGTTTGTTATTAGGTCCTACTACGGACAGAGCTAATGAATATTCCGAGCCATCTGCTATAGGGATAGCGATCTGAGTTGAGGTAGTTCGCATATCTACAGTCTTTTTAAAAGTCTCCTTTTTGGTACTGTTAATAAATGAAACTTCCAGGTTGATGCTAGAATATTTCATTTTTGGTTTTTTCCAACTTATATCTAAAGTTTCTACATTTGCAGATTGCATAAGGTTTCCACTTGGAGTCAAAGCTTCCTCTACAGTTATATCTCTTACCTTTGTCGAAAAATCATAACTAGTTGTTGCAGGTGTGCTCTCCGTTTTGTCTGCACCAACTGCTCTTAGCTCTAAGCTTACTATTTTCTTTTCACCATATAACGATTTGATATAGAATGTATCCCCATATGTTCCACCTAAGTATACTCTTTTACCGTTAGACAGGTTTGCATATAAGTTATATTGTTTTACTTTGCTATAATCTTCTATATCCCAGGCTACTATCATTTCATTTGTATCGTGAGCTTTTTTCACTGTAAATCCTGTTGGTGTATCAGGGGTTACATCTGAGCCATTAGTAATTTTGATTTCCCCTATGTTCATTTGGTATTTTTCAATTACAGAACCTTCCTGTAGTCCAAATGATAATCCTATTGCTGAAATTTCTTTACCTGTAAACTTGCTTAAATCAAGCTCTTTAGTAACCCATTTTTTAGACTTTTTATTAGCCTCAGGAACGTTAATATATTCAATCTTATTGGGCTCATCTTTGAATATTAAACCGACTTTCATATTAGATTTATCTGTTTTCGATGATTTGTTGTACGCAATTGATAACTTGCTGTTTGCCTCTACGTCTAAATTAGTTTTATATAGGCGCAAGAAGTTTTCAGCATTAAGCTTACCTGTTACTACAAGTGAACTTCCACCATCATAAGCGCCAATTTTTTTATAGTCGTATGCTTCTGTATTATATTTTTTACCATAATCAAAGTCTACCGCAAGCTTGTTTTCACTTGTTGTGTCAATCCACCATTGCCATGTTGGAAGAATATCTTGAAGGTTAATATTTGACCATTGATTATCATTAATAACTTTACCCTTCTGATAATACTCCATACCGTGTCCTGTGTTAAAGTTTGTCGCAAATGTTGAGTCGCTAATTACTGAACGCTCGCTTGCAAAATGTGCAACTCCGGCCCATCCACCAGCATTATCCGCGTCAACATCGGGTCTAGAATGCCCTGGTTTTTTCCCTGTATTAGTCGGATCCATTAAAACGCCTGAATAATACATTCTTTCCCGTTCTGCTACCATCCATTGATTTTCAGCCTCTTCTGCTTTCCGTTCTAAATTAAGTTGAATAAAATCACTAGGAGTGAACAACGCTACACTACCCATTAGATTACCAGTTTCATCAAGTAAGTTTTCAACATCACTCGCGGAACCATGTGAACCGCTTAACTTTCCTTGGGCTGCTTCAACTCCGAAAAAAACTTGTTTAAAAGGGTCTATTCCTCTATCAGCAGCATGCTGTAAAGAAGTCTCAATCCTGTTAGATCTAAACCAGTCATAATTTATAAAGAGGGAATCATTTACATTTCCATATTTATCATCTTTAATCCAGTGGCTGTTTTTTTCATTCAGCTGATTTTGATATTGTAATCTACCGTCTGGAAGAATTGAGTCGTACGATTGAATATAAAGACCATTTTCCATTAGATATTTTGTAAACTGCTTATAGATAGGAACATCAGCAGCAGGGACAGTTTCTTCTAAATTAATGAAAAAACCATCAAAACCATAATAATTTGCAAATTCAATTAGTTTTTTTCCAATTGGAAATTCGCCATTCTCATCTTGTGCAATCATCTGTTTAGGAGCTTGACCTGCACGTGGTAAAAATATAGCCCCTAGAGATTTAACCCCATTTTTATGTGCTGCATTGGTATATGCAGGGTTAGGTACATTTATAATACCAAATTCGAAGAATCTATTTTGCCAAGGGCCTTCTGGTTCATAAAGACTCATGGGTACTCCTTTAGTTACTACCCCATGCCATGAAGCATAGTAGTCTGTGTATTGCCAAAAGTTATATTGGTATTGGCTAAAATCATTATTATACGGCAGTCCTTCAAAAAAAGAGTTCCCGTAGTCACCTCCCATAACTAAAATTTCCGCTTCTGATTTAAGGTTTTGATTTGCCTGTGTTGCTGCTAATGGTTCTATACGCTCCTGAATAGGAACATTTGCACGCATTAATTCTGCATATGGGTCTGTTTCAGGTGACCACTTTTCGATATCATATATACGATGCCCAACCATACGGGGTTGATTGTCGCCTGTTGCAGCATCTCCTGTATATGGCCAAGTATCGGCTAACACAGCTCCTACACCTAGAATTCCAGCACTACTTAAAACTTGTACCAACATGAGGACTGCTACAAACAATACTGTTATTCTTTTCATCTTGCTATTTTTATATAGTTTGTGACCTTTATACACCTTTTCCACTTTCCTTCCTCATATATATTTTTAAATGAAGATACAATTACAAACGTTAGTATCAAGACATGAGTGAGTCCCTTTAATGGTTTTTCATAAGATACTCCTCCATTTCATAAAAATATACCACCGGTATAAGACACTCATTTTGCCAATTTCTCCAAAAAACTTAGCCCTCACCTCCTTTGTTTCATTTCATAAGTCTTTCGAAAATAATCTCCGCTTCACATGTATTAGGTAGTAATAGTTTATTGCGAAGGGAAAATATTTAAATATCACCAAACTCCAAACCCGTCATGAAACTCTTCGTTTAAAATCGACACCAAGTTATCTCTTCATTCTAAAAGTTTACAATTTTGTAAATTTATATTTCTTATACTATCAGCTGCATTGTAAGCGCTATACTTGATAAATCATATTTTAATTGGACTAATCATAGCAAACTTCCATCTTCTTGCTATACTGCAATATTCATTATCTGTAACTCCCTCTCAAATCCACTTATTATTAACGATAGCCGGGAACACTTCCCCATCGGCATAACTGTAAAAAAATCCATTAGTGCCTAGCACCGCAAAACATGTTATACTATGTTACATGTCCGCGTTGATACATTAAAGTAATATGTTGTTCCCTCTATTCTGATGGGAATTTTTATTACAAAGGGAGTTTACATAAATGAAAAAAGAAATGTCAATATGGTTGGCATTAATTCCGATAGTTGGATTAATTGGTTCTGCCACTGCTTCCATTTTCATATGGAAAGCTGGGATGCACGTCCCTTTATTGATCGGTGTTATCGCCGCGGCAATTGTTGCAGTTGTATGTGGATGGAGTTGGATGGATGTTGAAAAAATGATGGTGAACGGTGTTGCTAGAGCATTACCCGCCGTTTTCATCTTACTCATCATTGGTATTATTGTAGGAACTTGGATCGCAAGTGGTGTCATCCCAACGATGATTTATTATGGGCTTTCCATTATTCACCCTGCATTTTTCGTTCCAATCGTCGCACTTGTGACAGGCATTGTTTCTATTACATTAGGAAGCTCTTTCACTTCGATTGCCACAATTGGACTTGCCTTTATGGTCATCGGAGAAGGGCTGGGCTTTTCTGCTGGACTCGTTGCAGGTGCAGTAATTTCTGGTGCTTATTTCGGTGATAAATTATCGCCATTATCCGACACAACTAACATTGCCCCTGTAATGGCCGATACAGACTTATTTAGCCACATAAAACATATGCTTTGGGACACCATTCCTGCATTTGTAATCGCCATTATCATGTATGGGATTGTTGGTTTTACTGTAGCGTCTAATAATACAGTAAATACAAGTACTATTGACATTATTAATGGTGGTTTAAAAGACGTGTTTGTCATTCACCCACTATTATTACTTATGCCATTGCTCACAATCTTTTTAATGATGAAAAGAATTCCAGCCATTCCCGCTTTGATTGGAGTAGGTTTCCTTGGCGGGGTACTTGCGATCATTATTCAAGGAATACCAATATCAGAAGTAATTCAAATCATGACAAATGGATTTTCAGTTACAACTGATGTTGATGCCGTTGACTCCTTATTAAATCGCGGTGGCTTAATGTCCATGTTAGGGACTGTCGCATTATTAACCATTGCGACCGCTTATGGAGGAATTTTAGAAGAAACCGGAGCTTTTGATGTGTTGACTGGAAAGATAATGGACAAGGTGCACTCCACTGGAATGCTTATTAGCTCAACGATTCTGTCCACATTCATTGTTGCCTTCGCTAGCGGCGCTCAATTTCTAGCAATTATTTTACCTGCAAGAACATTTGCGAAAAAGTATAAAGAAATGGGTATCGATACGAAGAACCTGTCACGCAGTGTAGAAGCTGCAGGCACAGTCGGAATAAACCTCGTTCCCTGGGGTGTCCCTGCCGTATTTGCCATGGGTATCCTCGGTGCCAGTCCAGGAGAATTCATTCCTTATAGCTTCTTTGTATTCCTTGTACCATTGATCAATATTATTTTCGGCTTCACTGGTTGGACAATTACAAAAAAGCAATATGCTGAAACGAAAGGAAATACATCACTATGAGTGAAGTTATTGTAAATGTTTTAGGGACAGCGCAAGATGCTGGCGTACCACATCCAAACTGTTTTTGTGAAAATTGCAGCCGTGCGCTCGAAGACCCAAGTTTTAAACGATTAGCCGCCTCTTTAGCTATTATTCTACCAGCTGAACGAAAATGGCATTTGCTAGATGCTACACCTGATTTAAAAGAACAAATGGCTAGATTACAATTAAAATATCAGCTACAAACACAGTTAATGGATAGTATCTTTCTATCCCACGCACATATGGGGCATTATCCAGGATTATTATTTCTAGGTCGTGAAGCAATTGGAGCGAAAGAAGTCCCAGTAATGGCAGGAAAACAGATGAAACGGCTATTAGAAAGTCACGCACCATGGAGTCAATTAACAAAACTTAGAAATATCGATGTGAATGGAATGGAAAATGGCCAAGTCGTACGGATTGATCCGCAAGTAACTGTCACATTTATAGAGGTTCCACATAGAAACGAATTCTCTGAGACTTTTGCCTTTTTGATCGAAGGACCGAAAAAGAAATTACTCTACGTTCCAGATATTGACCGCTGGGAACAATGGGATCAAGACCTCGACAAGATTTGCGAAGAGGTGGATATTTGCTTACTTGACGGCACCTTTTACTCCTCTAAAGACCTTGAGAAAATAGGCCGCGATTATCGAGAGATACCACATCCCGTGATGACAGAAACAATGGACAGACTTCAAGATTTAGCTGAACAAAAGGAAATATATTTTACCCATGTCAACCATTCCAATCCAGCTATTCATAGAAATAATGAAGTGAGAAACATAATTGAATCAAGGGGCTTTCACATCGCTGAAGAAGATATGGAGTTCAAGTTGTCTTAATGCATTGGATTCACTAGATGGGGGTGTCGGCTTTTTAGGAGCCCCTCCCGATTTTATCATATCATCCTCATCGCGAAAAAGGCACGACCTGGTCATCGGACGCACTTCGATTTCCCTCCCTGCAAAAAAGCAGGACTATGGTAAATCGAACGTCTATCGATTGCCCCTCCCTGCGAAAAAAGCAGGACTATGGTAAATCGAACGTCTACCGATATCCCCTCACTGCAAAAAAGTAGAACTAAGGTAAATCGAACGCCTACCGATATCCCCTCCCTGCGAAAAAAGCAGGAACAAGGTAAATCGAACGTCTACCGATATCCCCTCACTGCAAAAAAAGTAGAACTAAGGTAAATCGAACGTCTGCCGATATCCCCTCCCTGCGAAAAAAGCAGGAATAAGGTAAATCGAACGCCTACCGATTGCCCCTCCCTGCGAAAAAGTCAGGAATAAGGTAAATCGAACGCCTACCGATTGCCCCTCCCTCCGAAAAAAACAGGACTAAGGTAAATCGAACGTCTACCGATATCCCCTCACTGCAAAAAAGTAGAACTAAGGTAAATCGAACGCCTACCGATATCCCCTCCCTGCGAAAAAAGCAGGAATAAGGTAAATCGAGCGCCTACCGATTGCCCCTCCCTCCGAAAAAAGCAGGAACAAGGTAAATCGAACGTCTGCCGATATCCCCTCCCTGCGAAAAAAGCAGGAATAAGGTAAATCGAACGCCTACCGATTGCCCCTCCCTGCGAAAAAAGCAAGAACAAGATAAATCGAACGTCTATCGATTGCCCCTCCCTCCGAAAAAAGCAGGAATAAGGTAAATCGAACGCCTATCGATTGCCCCTCCCTGCGAAAAAAGCAGGACTATGGTAAATCGAACGTCTATCGATTGCCCCTCCCTGCGAAAAAAGCAGGACTATGGTAAATCGAACGTCTATTGATTGCCCCTCCCTGCGAAAAAAGCAGGAATAAGGTAAATCGAACGCCTACCGATTGCCCCTCCCTGCGAAAAAGACACTCCCAAGGTCAATTGAGCGCACCCCACTCCAATCAATTGACATTTTTTTTAAATGAGAGCAAGATGAAAAATCAGCTAAAAGCCGTTTTACCAATTTTCCCTGCTTATCGGACAGCTCCATCTTTTTGTGATTCATGAGCATGTACTTGATAAATTAGAATCTTGTTTGAAGCACTTTTTTAATAAAAGCGGTACTATTAAAGCACCAAATCATCATTAAATACGAGATAATATGTATAAACATCCCATTAGGTTAATTCCCTTTCTAGTATGAATAGTATGCAAATTAATCCTATTAGTGCCTACCAGATCGAAACATGTTATACTATGTTACATGTCCGCGTTGATACATTAAAGCGCGCAGTTATTACGCATGCCATTCCCTCCTTTCGGATGGGGGTTTTTATTTTTTTATAAAGGGAGTTTATATAAATGAAAAAAGAAATATCAATCGGGATAGCACTAATTCCGATACTTGGATTAATTGGTTCTGCCATCGCTTCTATTTTCATCTGGAATGCTGGCATGCATATCCCATTATTGATCGGCGTTATAGCAGCAGCTATAGTTGCTGTGATATGTGGATGGAGCTGGATTGACGTAGAGAAAATGATGGTGAATGGTGTTGCTCGAGCTTTACCTGCTGTGTTCATCTTATTTATAATCGGCATCATTGTAGGTACTTGGATTGCTAGTGGTGTTATCCCAACGATGATTTATTATGGTCTTTCGATCATTCACCCAGCGTTTTTCGTCCCAATCGTTGCACTTGTTACTGGCATTGTTTCCATTACACTAGGTAGCTCTTTTATTTCCATTGCTACAATTGGCATTGCCTTCATGGTCATTGGAGATGGATTAGGTTTCTCCGCGGGTCTTGTTGCCGGAGCGGTGATTTCAGGTGCTTACTTCGGAGATAAATTATCGCCATTGTCCGATACAACCAATATCGCACCTGTCATGGCAGACACAGACTTATTTAGCCATATAAAGCATATGCTTTGGGATACGATCCCAGCATTTGTCATTGCCATTATCATGTACTGGGGTGTTGGATCTTTTGTAGCATCTAATAATACGGTAAATACTGATGCAATTGACATCATTAAAACTGGCTTACAGGATCTATTTATTATTCATCCATTGTTATTACTTATGCCGCTATTTACAATCTTTTTAATGATCAAGCGCATTCCCGCCATCCCTGCATTAATTAGTGTAGGTTTTCTTGGCGGTATCATTGCGATCATTGTTCAAGGTATATCTGTGTCGGAAGTCATTCAAACGATGACAAGTGGATTTTCTGTTTCTACCGGTGTCGATGCAGTTGATTCCTTATTAAATCGAGGTGGCTTAATGTCTATGCTAGGCACTGTTGCAATACTAATTATTGCGACTGCTTTTGGAGGCATATTAGAAGAGACGGGCGTTTTTGTTACATTGACAGGAAAAATAATGGACAAGGTGCGTTCCACCGGATCACTTATTAGCTCAACAATTTTGTCCACATTCGTTATTGCTTTTGCAAGCGGCGAACAATTTTTATCGATTATTCTACCAGCAAGAACATTTACAGAAAAGTATAAAGAGATGGGGATCGATACGAAAAACCTATCACGAAGTGTAGAGGCCGCTGGAACAGTCGGAATCAACCTTGTTCCATGGGGGGTAACTGCTGTATTTGCCACAAATATGCTTGGTGCTAGTCCAGGCGAATTTATCCCATTTAGCTTCTTTGTTTTTCTTGTGCCACTTCTTAATGTGATCTTTGGCTTTACAGGTTGGACCATTGCCAAAAAAGAATATGATGAAACCAAGGAGATATATCGCTAGGAATATATTTGATTACTGAAGTACCACGCCAAACGCGTGGCTGTTTAGCAAAAGGAATTTTGACACATACTACAACTGATTAAAAAAACACGATGCGAATGAAATGCATCGTGTTTCTATTTAATTATTCTTTTACAATTTAAATTGCTGAACTAGACCTTGTAGCTCCTCTGCGATTTCTGATAATGACATCGCTGAACTGCGGATCTCTTCCATCGAAGCTAATTGCTCCTGTGTCGATGCTGAAACATTTTGTGCCCCGCCTGATGTAGAATCTGCTACTTTAGCTACTTCCTCGAAAGTTTGAACAAACTGTTCTGTTCCAGAAGAAATTCCTTCGATTTCTGATGTAACTTGTTCAATCTGTTCCGTTATCGTATTAACAAAACCTGTAATAGCCGTAAATGACTCACCTGCATGGCTTACTACCTCTATACCTCTGTCTACTTCTGTTGTTCCTGACTCCATTGATTTCACTGCAATGGAAGTCTCTTTCTGGATAGCCCCAATCATTTGTCTAATCTGTTCAGTCGATTGTGCCGATTGCTCTGCAAGCTTGCGCACTTCATCAGCCACAACAGCAAAACCTTTTCCAGACTCTCCCGCCCTGGCTGCTTCAATAGCCGCATTAAGTGCAAGTAAATTTGTTTGATCGGCTATGCCTGTAATGACATCAACTATTTTACTAATTTCCTGTGATTGACTGTCTAAAACCTGGATACTACCTGATAGT harbors:
- a CDS encoding endo-beta-N-acetylglucosaminidase, which encodes MEKVYKGHKLYKNSKMKRITVLFVAVLMLVQVLSSAGILGVGAVLADTWPYTGDAATGDNQPRMVGHRIYDIEKWSPETDPYAELMRANVPIQERIEPLAATQANQNLKSEAEILVMGGDYGNSFFEGLPYNNDFSQYQYNFWQYTDYYASWHGVVTKGVPMSLYEPEGPWQNRFFEFGIINVPNPAYTNAAHKNGVKSLGAIFLPRAGQAPKQMIAQDENGEFPIGKKLIEFANYYGFDGFFINLEETVPAADVPIYKQFTKYLMENGLYIQSYDSILPDGRLQYQNQLNEKNSHWIKDDKYGNVNDSLFINYDWFRSNRIETSLQHAADRGIDPFKQVFFGVEAAQGKLSGSHGSASDVENLLDETGNLMGSVALFTPSDFIQLNLERKAEEAENQWMVAERERMYYSGVLMDPTNTGKKPGHSRPDVDADNAGGWAGVAHFASERSVISDSTFATNFNTGHGMEYYQKGKVINDNQWSNINLQDILPTWQWWIDTTSENKLAVDFDYGKKYNTEAYDYKKIGAYDGGSSLVVTGKLNAENFLRLYKTNLDVEANSKLSIAYNKSSKTDKSNMKVGLIFKDEPNKIEYINVPEANKKSKKWVTKELDLSKFTGKEISAIGLSFGLQEGSVIEKYQMNIGEIKITNGSDVTPDTPTGFTVKKAHDTNEMIVAWDIEDYSKVKQYNLYANLSNGKRVYLGGTYGDTFYIKSLYGEKKIVSLELRAVGADKTESTPATTSYDFSTKVRDITVEEALTPSGNLMQSANVETLDISWKKPKMKYSSINLEVSFINSTKKETFKKTVDMRTTSTQIAIPIADGSEYSLALSVVGPNNKQGEPILYTGKLKDVNIEPYSGEIKVAKSGASSYISLDAPRQEDWWRMYAYVDGKPLTFQNEYTTSTPYGTRGKSYLNSSTASRNIKVPSESGVVTIVMEDYSGNMSEPVTYTYGNEEN
- a CDS encoding ABC transporter permease → MDEQGSMALQKEQAVILRQKKRSSTMKKIVRSYQLYLLLLPTLIYFLVFHYFPMYGVQIAFKNFNPVLGINGSPWIGLEHFERFFNSYQFWTVLKNTMGLAVFELAMFPIPIIMALLLNQLVSSRFKRVVQTVTYAPHFISVVVLVGMLYLFLSPRSGIINQLIVLVGGDPIFFFGIAEWFKPLFVFSGVWQNLGWGMIIYLAALTAISPDLHEAAVMDGASKLRRIWHIDVPGIMPTVIILLILNVGSLLSIGFEKVYLMQNSLNMSSSEVIQTHVYKTGLLGAQYSYASAVGLFNSVINFILLIVINQTAKKAGQSSLW
- the nhaC gene encoding Na+/H+ antiporter NhaC, with translation MKKEMSIWLALIPIVGLIGSATASIFIWKAGMHVPLLIGVIAAAIVAVVCGWSWMDVEKMMVNGVARALPAVFILLIIGIIVGTWIASGVIPTMIYYGLSIIHPAFFVPIVALVTGIVSITLGSSFTSIATIGLAFMVIGEGLGFSAGLVAGAVISGAYFGDKLSPLSDTTNIAPVMADTDLFSHIKHMLWDTIPAFVIAIIMYGIVGFTVASNNTVNTSTIDIINGGLKDVFVIHPLLLLMPLLTIFLMMKRIPAIPALIGVGFLGGVLAIIIQGIPISEVIQIMTNGFSVTTDVDAVDSLLNRGGLMSMLGTVALLTIATAYGGILEETGAFDVLTGKIMDKVHSTGMLISSTILSTFIVAFASGAQFLAIILPARTFAKKYKEMGIDTKNLSRSVEAAGTVGINLVPWGVPAVFAMGILGASPGEFIPYSFFVFLVPLINIIFGFTGWTITKKQYAETKGNTSL
- a CDS encoding helix-turn-helix domain-containing protein; amino-acid sequence: MKNLRIPLIYQHLLFYIILLIIPIFIMGYIIHFQLMTSLKEQVTASNKQKLTQMKDIMDTKLLELHNISMQISTQPELTPYSINNFYDVFKAKKLLNYKVGNDFIYDLFYYIRDGDYIYSGDSSYSVPLFLQSHYQYMHWPYDEFYQDINESEDQFLRNAEDIKLFNGVQSRMITYGVPIPLNNNKPYGTLLFLIKEKVMKDMLKNVVHTEEGNAFILDENEQIVASLYHKDTDLSLINKEIKKEGVQGVRNLTLGDQTYFISYVNSEFLDWTYITITPEKELMKEIHSVRNKVLFSYIVIFGTGGLLIYLGMYMNYRPLRRLIRRADEKWALAGDHRHELDKVWGAIDYTDSVNQMLSKRVESSRPVLQQHLLTRLLRGEMTDYTDFNALGKEVDLILKDSSYFVMLVDFHKQDFPPFKMKNNIVEESLSHLPNKEKYQIDLFETSKIAIILSGEVDVSLLMSWYQDYIRSQSSTITIGVGQSYHDITQIGKSHLEASTALHYKLIKGVDQIIFFTETSAQNPSVQWYDKRIVEQLELFLRQKDKEQVDKIIDQIVRIIKAEDTNLFMAKCLSFDVSSTIMRIVHDMRRFQKEVGGTLPDVFLINDFHSVEEIEDTVTKMIQAAFRHDDRTTSNQKLLDDILVYMKENYRDYTFSIQSLASHFSLSETYIMRYFKKQTGDTILQHLNRLRMDQTKHLLETTDIPIKEIVTQVGYSDVSSFIRRFKQSTQLTPGEYRKKYANNK
- a CDS encoding MBL fold metallo-hydrolase, yielding MSEVIVNVLGTAQDAGVPHPNCFCENCSRALEDPSFKRLAASLAIILPAERKWHLLDATPDLKEQMARLQLKYQLQTQLMDSIFLSHAHMGHYPGLLFLGREAIGAKEVPVMAGKQMKRLLESHAPWSQLTKLRNIDVNGMENGQVVRIDPQVTVTFIEVPHRNEFSETFAFLIEGPKKKLLYVPDIDRWEQWDQDLDKICEEVDICLLDGTFYSSKDLEKIGRDYREIPHPVMTETMDRLQDLAEQKEIYFTHVNHSNPAIHRNNEVRNIIESRGFHIAEEDMEFKLS